Proteins found in one Tamandua tetradactyla isolate mTamTet1 chromosome 3, mTamTet1.pri, whole genome shotgun sequence genomic segment:
- the MATN3 gene encoding matrilin-3 codes for MPRPGPARRLPGRKPLLPLLLLPLLLRPPPGALGSPARSAPAALPGPGRSPALRPAAAATTSAPSSGTREPGGAGVCKSRPLDLVFIIDSSRSVRPPEFTKVKTFVSRIIDALDIGAAATRVAVVNYASTVKMEFDLQTYPEKKPLQQAVARITPLATGTMSGLAIQTAMDRAFSTGAGARGSAANIPQVAIIVTDGRPQDEVAEVAAQARASGIELFAVGVDRADMESLKVIASEPLEEHIFYVETYGVIEKLSSKFQQTFCAVDACALGTHQCQHVCVSDGDGRHHCECSQGYTLNTDGKTCSAVDKCALNTHGCEHICVNDGTGSYHCECYEGHTLQDDGKTCSAQDECASGTHACQHICVPDGAGSHHCDCFEGYALNPDNKTCSARDRCALGTHGCQHVCVSDGAAVHCACFPGYTLQPDGKSCSAIEEARRLISTEDACGCEATLMFQEKVSSYLQRLNKKLDSILEKLQVNEYGQIHR; via the exons ATGCCGCGCCCGGGCCCCGCGCGCCGCCTCCCGGGGCGCAAGCCGCTGCTCCCGCTGCTGCTCCTGCCGCTGCTGCTGCGGCCGCCCCCCGGCGCCCTGGGCTCCCCGGCCCGCAGCGCCCCCGCCGCGCTCCCCGGGCCCGGGCGCAGCCCCGCGCTCCGCCCCGCCGCGGCCGCCACCACCAGCGCGCCGTCGTCGGGGACCCGCGAGCCCGGCGGGGCAG GTGTTTGCAAGAGCAGGCCCTTGGACCTGGTGTTTATCATCGACAGCTCCCGCAGTGTGCGGCCACCGGAGTTCACCAAGGTGAAAACCTTTGTCTCCCGGATCATCGACGCGCTGGACATCGGGGCGGCAGCCACGCGGGTGGCGGTGGTGAACTACGCCAGCACCGTGAAGATGGAGTTCGATCTTCAGACCTACCCGGAGAAGAAGCCCCTGCAGCAGGCCGTGGCTCGGATCACTCCCCTGGCCACGGGCACCATGTCCGGCCTGGCCATCCAGACCGCCATGGACAGGGCCTTCTCCACCGGGGCAGGAGCTCGGGGCTCCGCCGCCAACATCCCACAGGTGGCCATCATCGTGACGGACGGGAGGCCCCAGGACGAGGTGGCCGAGGTGGCGGCTCAGGCACGGGCGTCCGGCATCGAGCTCTTCGCCGTGGGGGTGGACCGGGCCGACATGGAGTCCCTCAAGGTGATTGCCAGTGAGCCCCTGGAGGAGCACATCTTCTACGTGGAGACGTACGGGGTCATTGAGAAACTGTCCTCCAAGTTCCAGCAGACTTTCTGCG CCGTGGATGCGTGTGCACTGGGCACACACCAGTGCCAGCACGTGTGTGTCAGCGATGGGGACGGCAGGCACCACTGCGAGTGCAGCCAAGGCTACACCCTGAATACCGACGGGAAAACGTGCTCAG CTGTTGACAAGTGTGCTCTGAACACTCACGGGTGTGAGCACATCTGTGTGAATGACGGGACCGGCTCCTACCACTGCGAGTGCTACGAGGGCCACACCCTGCAGGACGACGGGAAGACCTGCTCAG CTCAGGATGAGTGTGCCTCAGGCACACACGCGTGCCAGCACATCTGTGTGCCAGACGGAGCTGGGTCCCACCACTGTGACTGCTTCGAGGGCTATGCTCTGAACCCGGATAATAAAACGTGTTCAG CCCGCGACAGGTGCGCGCTGGGCACTCATGGCTGCCAGCACGTGTGCGTGAGCGACGGGGCAGCCGTGCACTGCGCCTGCTTCCCGGGCTACACCCTGCAGCCGGACGGGAAGTCGTGCTCAG CTATTGAAGAAGCACGAAGACTCATTTCCACTGAAGATGCTTGTGGATGTGAAGCCACACTGATGTTCCAGGAGAAGGTCAGCTCCTATCTCCAGAGACTGAACAAGAAAC